Genomic DNA from Thermobifida alba:
CGACGAGATGCGCCAGTCCGCCGAGCTGGAGGCGGAGGAGATCCGCACCTCCGCGCGGCGCGAGGCCGACGAGCTGACCTCCACCACCGAGCGCGAGGTGCAGAAGAAGCGCGCCGCGGTGGACCACGAGATCGCCGAGAAGCGCGCCACCTTCGAGGGCGAGATCGCCAAGCTGCGCACCACCACCGAGCGCGAGTGCGCCCAGGCCCGTGCCTCCGCCAAGCGCGAGCGGGACGAGATGATCCAGGCCGCCAAGCGCCAGGCCGACGAGATGCGGTCGCAGGCCCAGCGCGCCATGGAGGAGAGCGAGGCGCGGCGGGCCCAGGAGGAGGCCGACTTCGAGATCCAGCTCGCCAGCCGCCGCGAGGAGGCCGAGCGCCAGGACGCCGAGCGGCTGGCCGCCGCGCAGGCCGCGACGCAGAAGCTGGTCGCGGAGGCCGAGGAGCGGGCCGCCAGCGCCGAGCAGCGGGCCACCAAGGCCAGCGCGCAGGCCGAGCAGACCCGCCGCGACGCCGAGCAGCACGCCAAGCAGGTCGTGGCCAACGCCAAGAAGCAGGCCGAGCAGATCACCTCCGAGGCCAAGGCCAAGGCCCAGCACCTGGTCAGCGACGCCAAGACCGAGGCCGACCGGATCCTGACCAAGGCCCAGCAGGAGGTCGACGAGCTCACCCGCCAGCGCGACAGCATCCAGTCCCACCTGCAGCAGCTGCGCCAGCTGCTGGGTGGTGGCGGCGGCGGTGGCTTCCCCGCCGCTCCCGCGGCTCCGGAGCCCGCGGCGATCGAGTCGACCCCGCCGGCCGCGGCGCCCAACGGCCAGAACGGCAACAGCCAGAAGCAGCCGGTGGCCGCTCCGTCGAGCAGCAAGGGCGGCGCCGACGACGAGGACTGGTGGCAGGAGTAGTCCCCGTCCCGTGGACATGCCCCCGACACACCGAGGCCCGGTCCGTACGGACCGGGCCTCGGCCCGTTCGTCCCCGTGTCCGCCCCGGATCGGGCACGGGGCGGGGGCTCAGTGCAGCGTGTCCTTCTCGTAGGGGCCGTCCCACTCGGTGGGCAGGGGATGCGCCTGGGGGGCGACCCGTTTGACGATCTCGTTGAGCACGATGCGCACGTAGGGTTCGCCGACCCACAGGTGCCGGGCGTTGTCCACGCCGATCACCTCGGCCTGCGGAACCCGGGAGAAGCGTTCGCGGGCCTGTTCGGGACGCAGGTAGTCGTCGTGCTCCGGGACGAGCGCGACCAGGGGCCGGCCGAACTCCGCCCAGGCGTCCAGGTCGGCGTCGGTGGCGCGGTGCAGCGGCGGCGACAGCAGGATCGCGCCCCGGACCGCGGGGTCGTGCCCCCACTTGAGTGCCAGCTCGGTGCCGAAGGACCAGCCCACCAGCCACGGTTCGGGCAGGTCCTCGAACTCGGTGAACTCGATGGCCGCGGCGACGTCGTGGCGTTCGGTCTCCCCGCCGCCGAACTCCCCCTCGCTGGTGCCGTGCCGGGAGGTGGTGCCGCGCGTGTTGAACCGCAGCACCGCGATGTCGGCCAGCGCGGGCAGCCGGAAGGACGCCTTGCGCAGCACGTGGCTGTCCATCATCCCCTCGGCGGTGGGCAGCGGGTGCAGGCAGATGATCGTGGCCACCGGATCGTTGTCCTGCGGCAACGCGAGTTCTCCGACCAGTGCCAGGCCGTCCGCGGTGTGCAGGGTGACGGGACGCCGCCGGGCCGGCAGCACGGTGCTCGCGCGGATCTCCATGACTCCTCAGGGGTGTGGGTGACTCGAACGGGTGCGTGGTCAGCGCCGGGGGTGGCGGACCGAGCGGTGCGTGCGCCGCTCCCAGCAGGAGCTGTGCCAGTGGCGGCGGTCGTCGCCGTCGCCGTAGGCGGCCCAGGCCACCACGTGCGGCATCCCCGGCGGGATCAGCTGGTAGCAGCCCGGGCAGCGGTAGGTCTTGACCGCGGCCGAGCCGCTGATCCGGCGGATCGCCCACTCCCCGTCGGGGCCGCTCTCGTACCGCTCCCCGCCGGTGATGCGGTTGATCAGCGCGGACTCGTCGTCACGGGGCCGGTCGGCCCTCTTCCTGCGGCGGGGGGTGTTACGGCGCGGACTCACTCTTTCAGCCTAGGAGAATTCCGGTGCGGACGGGATACGGGGCGGCCCGCGGGGGCGTCCCGGTCCGGGCTGCGGACACGGGACGGCCGCCGCGGGCCGTCCGGGACGGGGGCCGGTCAGGAGCGGAGCGTGTCGCGTCCCCGCGCGGCCAGCATGGTCAGCAGCGGAGCGACGTCGTCGGTGAACAGCCCCAGCCGGGACAGGTCCGCCAGGGTGTCGGTGACGTTCTTCACGCCGCGTTCGTCCAGCATCTCGACGAGCCCCCGGGGGTACCCGCAGCCCAGCCGCATCGCGGTGTCCACGTCGTCGGCGGTGGCGTAGCCGTCGCCGACCATGCGGGCCGCGTCGTTGAGGTGCGGGGCCAGCAGCAGGTCGGCCAGGTCGGCCTGGCCCTCGCCGTCGCCGACCAGGGCGGCCAGCGGAGCGGTCGACTGCGGCTCGGCGGGGTTGTCGCTTCCGGAGTAGTCGTAGAACCCGCGTCCGCTCTTGCGGCCGTGCAGGCCCGCGGCGACCATGCGGCGCAGCAGCGGGGCGGCGGCGTAGCGGGGGCGGCGGAACTCCTCCCACAGCACGTCCATGACGTCGAGGAGCACGTCGAGGCCGACGAGGTCCATCAGGGTGAGCGGCCCCATCGGGAATCCGGCCGCGCCGGTGATGGCGGCGTCGATCTGCTCCCGGGTGGCCAGGCCGTGCTCGTAGACGGCGACGGCGTGGTTGAGGTACGGCACCAGGAGCGCGTTGGCGACGAACCCGGCGCGGTCGCCGACGGCGACCGGGGTCTTGCCCAGCCGCTTGACGACCTCGGTCGCCACGTCGAGCACCCCCGGGTCGGTGACGACCGTGGTGACGATCTCGACGAGCTTCATCACCGGGGCGGGGTTGAAGAAGTGCAGGCCGATGACCTTGCCGGGGCGGTGGGTGAGTGCGGCGATCTCGGTGACCGACAGCGAGGAGGTGTTGGTCGCCAGGATCGCGCCGGGCGGCAGGATGCGGTCCAGGTCCTCGAACACGGAGCGCTTGATGTCCAGGCGCTCGGGGACCGCCTCGACCGCGAAGTCCGCGTCGGCCAGGTCCTCGCGGGACGTGGTGAACGTGACGCGTCCGAGGATGTCCCGCTGCTCGTCCTCGGTGAGTTTGCCCTTGGCCACGGCTCTGGACAGGGACTTCTCCAGGTGTCCGCGTCCGCGTTCGAGTGCGGCGTCGTTGATCTCGACTCCGGTGACGGCGAAACCCGCGCGGGCGAACACCTCGACGATGCCCGCGCCCATGGTTCCGAGCCCGACCACTCCGACCTTGCTGAATTCCTCCACCATGGCCCCAACACTAGAGGGTGGCCCGTTCGCCGCTGTCAGCCGGGCCACCCTCGAACACCGGGGACGGCTCAGCAGTCGACCAGTTCCGGCGACTGGTTCAGCAGTTGGGCCCGGGGGGTGACGAACTCCTTGTAGGCGGCGTCGGCGTCGGGGCGGAACAGGGCCACCTTGTGGCAGTTCTGGAAGGCCAGGCGCAGTCCGAAGTGCCGCTGCACCGCGCCGCGCATGGCGTCGCTGGCGAGCAGCCGCAGCAGTTGTCCGCGTTCCTTCTCCCCCGGCGGCGGCGTCTCGTTGGCCGCGTGGTCGGCGCCGCCCGTGGCGACCTGCTCGGCCAGGCGGGTGATGACCTCCCAGGCGTAGGGGAGCGACTCGCGGATGCAGGAGACGAAGTCCTCGTCGGTGACCGGGCCGCGGCGGGCCTTGTCGAGGAGTTCGGGTGAGACCGTCAGCGACATGGTGTCCCTTCGTGTTGGTGGGCGGTGGTCCGGCGTGTCGGAGCGCTTCGCCCCGTTCACGCTCCGTACTTCCCAGTGCGACGTTAGGTCTCCTCGCTCCGGCCGTCATGCGACGGGAGAGTGAGACCTGGCTTACCCACCGTACATGAAAACGATTTTCAGTTTCAAACTTTTCTCCGTTCCCGTCCGCCCCGCTCCCCCGCGCCGCCGGCCGGCCCCCGAACCGCGCCCGCCGCCGCCGCGGAACCGGTAGCGTTCTTCCCGTGCGTCTCGTTATCGCCCGTTGCAGTGTTGACTACGTCGGCCGGCTGACCGCCCACCTGCCCATGGCGCCCCGCCTGATCCTGATGAAGGCGGACGGGTCGGTGTCGGTCCACGCCGACGACCGTGCCTACAAGCCCCTGAACTGGATGAACCCCCCGTGCACGGTGCGGGAGCAGCCCGGCGGGGACGGCGAGCCCACCGTGTGGACCGTCACCCACGGCAAGTCCGGCGAGAAACTCGTGCTGACGATCGAGGAGATCCTGCACGACAGCAGCCACGAGCTCGGCGTGGACCCCGGACTGCGCAAGGACGGCGTCGAAGCCCACCTCCAGGAGCTGCTCGCCGAGCACATCACCACCCTTGGCGAGGGCTACACCCTGATCCGCCGCGAGTACCCCACCGCGATCGGCCCGGTGGACATCCTGTGCCGCGACGGGAACGGCACCACCGTGGCGGTGGAGATCAAACGGCGCGGCGAGATCGACGGCGTCGAGCAGCTGACC
This window encodes:
- the nucS gene encoding endonuclease NucS, with translation MRLVIARCSVDYVGRLTAHLPMAPRLILMKADGSVSVHADDRAYKPLNWMNPPCTVREQPGGDGEPTVWTVTHGKSGEKLVLTIEEILHDSSHELGVDPGLRKDGVEAHLQELLAEHITTLGEGYTLIRREYPTAIGPVDILCRDGNGTTVAVEIKRRGEIDGVEQLTRYLELLNRDPTLRPVRGIFAAQEIRPQARVLATDRGIACVTLDYDALRGIEPDVLRLF
- a CDS encoding ATP/GTP-binding protein; protein product: MSPRRNTPRRRKRADRPRDDESALINRITGGERYESGPDGEWAIRRISGSAAVKTYRCPGCYQLIPPGMPHVVAWAAYGDGDDRRHWHSSCWERRTHRSVRHPRR
- a CDS encoding 3-hydroxyacyl-CoA dehydrogenase; amino-acid sequence: MVEEFSKVGVVGLGTMGAGIVEVFARAGFAVTGVEINDAALERGRGHLEKSLSRAVAKGKLTEDEQRDILGRVTFTTSREDLADADFAVEAVPERLDIKRSVFEDLDRILPPGAILATNTSSLSVTEIAALTHRPGKVIGLHFFNPAPVMKLVEIVTTVVTDPGVLDVATEVVKRLGKTPVAVGDRAGFVANALLVPYLNHAVAVYEHGLATREQIDAAITGAAGFPMGPLTLMDLVGLDVLLDVMDVLWEEFRRPRYAAAPLLRRMVAAGLHGRKSGRGFYDYSGSDNPAEPQSTAPLAALVGDGEGQADLADLLLAPHLNDAARMVGDGYATADDVDTAMRLGCGYPRGLVEMLDERGVKNVTDTLADLSRLGLFTDDVAPLLTMLAARGRDTLRS
- a CDS encoding SCO5389 family protein; this translates as MSLTVSPELLDKARRGPVTDEDFVSCIRESLPYAWEVITRLAEQVATGGADHAANETPPPGEKERGQLLRLLASDAMRGAVQRHFGLRLAFQNCHKVALFRPDADAAYKEFVTPRAQLLNQSPELVDC
- a CDS encoding alpha/beta hydrolase — protein: MEIRASTVLPARRRPVTLHTADGLALVGELALPQDNDPVATIICLHPLPTAEGMMDSHVLRKASFRLPALADIAVLRFNTRGTTSRHGTSEGEFGGGETERHDVAAAIEFTEFEDLPEPWLVGWSFGTELALKWGHDPAVRGAILLSPPLHRATDADLDAWAEFGRPLVALVPEHDDYLRPEQARERFSRVPQAEVIGVDNARHLWVGEPYVRIVLNEIVKRVAPQAHPLPTEWDGPYEKDTLH
- a CDS encoding DivIVA domain-containing protein, producing the protein MSSDIDAQLSNFFDENNQATEFDVVLRGYDRTQVNDYLAQLRQEGRQAREEADKLRKELADAKRQIQEQERPTYSGLGARIEQLLRLAEEQATELVHDARAKANDIKVAAKVEAAEMRAAAENEATELRSTAQREADEMRQSAELEAEEIRTSARREADELTSTTEREVQKKRAAVDHEIAEKRATFEGEIAKLRTTTERECAQARASAKRERDEMIQAAKRQADEMRSQAQRAMEESEARRAQEEADFEIQLASRREEAERQDAERLAAAQAATQKLVAEAEERAASAEQRATKASAQAEQTRRDAEQHAKQVVANAKKQAEQITSEAKAKAQHLVSDAKTEADRILTKAQQEVDELTRQRDSIQSHLQQLRQLLGGGGGGGFPAAPAAPEPAAIESTPPAAAPNGQNGNSQKQPVAAPSSSKGGADDEDWWQE